The sequence below is a genomic window from Pelmatolapia mariae isolate MD_Pm_ZW linkage group LG9, Pm_UMD_F_2, whole genome shotgun sequence.
tactgcattagtattactgatctgaaatcacacaaagaacttacaATCCcagtagtattttttactgtaaaaacaaaaccgacagacatgttgagtaaatttttataacttgaaatgcaaatataaattgtacattttgtaaacatatacaactatttatctgaaaatgcagccaatacacctgccgctttttttttttcattttgtacaaccatttaaaaatattactaaaactaaaatgagagaacaatcaggtttcgcaataagatgccccacaaatgatgtgtgccagtaaaacaaaagtttgtccaccaaaagacagatgagaacagcacagggataaacctgcaggcctgacaacaggaggtgtatcactccgctggttttctacttagtgacagtgtttacattacaaatgtgcctttgtgacattcattagtgccctcactgacacacaaaacaaaacgactgcACAACATAACAgatacacaagacaacacaatacactaagtatacactccacactaaacgtctaaaaactctctctctctcagtcgctcgctctgtctcgctgctgttaccgtcactcccaaaccttttccctcttcctaaacaaccaaatcccacgtgttgacttttgtctaattggtcgacatggtacatttttccaccgataggaaaaaagccacctctttcctttctttactgttttcgcgctgtccttagaaaacgctgaaaacagacacacacacaaaaacgtgacgacagtattgACGGTTTATATATATTaccataactctggatttactggcctgtaattaaaatttaaaaactttgaagtccgaactttcagtgtgggctgaaatagagactcagcgtggctgcagctttttGCTATATCAGCTTAAAATAGTCATGTGATTTAGAGGTGCAACGTGTCCGTGGACCCCAGAGgcttaataacactcaccttccttccatttccagagtttaacatccaaccacctgtgttaaaagcgaaattcccatggtgttgttcaaaatgtgctctggcacaatcataagcattgCTTGCTACTgaacacaagaaaaaagccggtcctgctatgggctgaaccatttgttaatggtggagggggaggggggggggggggtgacactatccaatatattcagttttagcatttatattcactgttgactgtaactacactcaaactgttaatgctatcttatttccataaacaacactgtcatatgcaaaactggggtggcacttggggtggcaagggatcattttagggtggcacttgccacacCATGCCACctttctagatccgcccctggacaccggagtatattctcaagcatctcacacttctgataaccagttgtctgcttgacgtttattcagctgtgtaaaaactataactttaatctcagccaaaccgatttactcaggaacaaataaaatactaaaaaaaagccaaacaataacatttttaagttatctaagtgacttatgtatgtttaacctgagtagcgaaagacggcggtgggtttgaaaacgatttgccgggagtccggtgttctcacgggctctagtgagcaatgttccctctaatttttcatgtgtctgagcgaacacacaaactccctgagcgatcccttggaccactgtgagcgacatcagacgtgtgcactgtggtcacgccagcatcgaatccatccaagttatatggtttattaaaataatcaaattacagcatttacatttatgttagactacttttaattaactgctttagcccacttacaatgaaaatcttttttaaaaaaaatcttgttcatgacctgtgtagtatgttaacactattggaagtaaaaataacttgaactccaattttgaaaacacaactttctttcttttttttttttctttcataaagctctgacttgtattatgagtctgtggtctgggagagagtcctgtaactctctgtctgcaaaatacagtatataatgaccaatgttgggcaattaattatatagttacttcttcaaaaaagtaactcagtttgttttttgcagctatttattttttttaatacagccaagcgtttttaaataaacatttcaaactatttacagaacaatcagctgttctgcatcaaatctgatgccacacaaattatttgtgccactccaaaaaataatttctgtccactatgagataaaggagaacaccagcctgatacctgcaggcctgacaacaggagatgtatcactcctgtaacacctgtaacattcagcagtcgcctcattgttctgacacacacaacaaaactactgactacactacacactaactacacaagatttgcgctaaacgtctcaaatctctcacatctcagaacaccgccgtcactcctaaaacttccccccgtttcttaacaactagatgccacattgccatatcattttttgattggttgacacggtacttttttcgaccaataggaaagggtggggggttttttggttttgtttttgctcacaggcggagagtgctttcgagcattttccttataaaacgcagtttttaccgtttcttcccacagtaaatataaacaacgatagtattcaggaagaaaaccaaacattgcatatatttttatcataactctggttttacgtggtctatcaacacaatttaaaaactggtataaagtccacactttttccgtcaattgttctcTCTGTCCTGTTCACATCTccagtggttgtacacgttgtcattaatgtggcttcactgcacatcagccacgccgctatgctagctaaaacaccggtgtcggcacataaggacgctgtcatagcctgtcaacgacgttgattagctgcgtatatacgaatgtgaatcgcatcattggctggactatgggataaggtggcatcgttctaatcccatacaggagcagccagtcacttactgactaacactgcaaaacagaattgttaaagttttaattttaatttcaattcaggttagaatttttttgtgcgcaacgcagattttctgtgcgcagagaccgtggcagcagtgcgcaattgcgcatgtgcgcagcttagaggggaCATtgctagtgagccttgcccccggctagctatcgagctagtggttaagagacgtctccgaaaacgttggagcgcttttgaaaatatgtggtgtcttgataaactgagcagatatttgaggtttacacagctacattctcgcctgaaaatatgttaaacgtttattttgtgacccagaaagaataataagagtaatattaaaactaactagctgccacCATTGTTGAAAACTGAGCTGGGCTCCGCTATGagttctgggacagagctacttcttcttcggggtttaacggcagctggcatccttgtacatgcagtgctgccatcttctgtttcagtccgttattacactcttaaatcctactacttattcctccgtcttttgtgatcttagaaagcttcaaacgacgcgtcgactattaaatcagtcgtcgacgattttgatagtcgacataatcgtgactagtcgactaatcgtggcagccctaatggAAACATCTCCAAATTGTCTCAAGTGTAAGGTCAGAGTGGGCACTAGATTCCATTGCTTGTGGGAATGTGCTATTATTCAATCATTTTGGAAAGAGGTCTGCGCCAATATTAGTACAGCCATTGGTCATCAGGTGTCAGAAAACCCATTAATGTGTTTATTGGGATATATTCCTGTCTCACTGGTACAACATGAGCATGTAATTCAGTCACTGTTAATGTTGGCCAGGAAAAGCATTATGCTGAGATGGGTGGGGGCTGAGCCTCCCTCCATTTCTCTATGGAAGTtgctcatcattgatgttatgACTCTGATCAGGTTGGGACATTATATTGATGGGAGCTCCCGAATTTTTGTGGACAAATGGAAGAAACCACTGGAAGCACTGGGAGTAACCTGTAAACTGGATCCTAATGGACAACAATTATGGACATAATGTTGTAATACTCTGGTGCTGTGCAGTGTTATTATTTTGGATGTAAACCAGTCTTGTATTTGTTggggaaaaaagttaaataaaagtaaaaaaaaataataaataaacgttaaaaaagaaaaagatttcgCAGCAGCATGCAGTGTAATAAATACTGACAAAGAAAATGGCGGTGGTTTCAACTTATGTCTAGAAATGTATACTGTCATGCATCCgtcaaaacactcgactccaggcaCACGACGACcggctgaaaacacttcacgcaagtcgagatgcctgagattcacagaatttacagaaaatgctaAATGTTGTGATCTATATCGTTGTTGGAACGATAAGTGTATTATATGGGGATATGAGAGTTTGGTCATACTGCACAGCCCTACCCTCAAATGCcttaaaacaaaagtaaaaaggcTGTTTTATAAATGTAGTACATGAGTAAAtgagtagaaagtacagataaatgtatgtatgtgtgtgtgtgtgtgtgtgtgtgtgtgtgtgtgtgtgtgtgtgtgtataatacgtgtgtgtgtgtataatacgtgtgtgtgtgtgtgtgtgtgtataatacgtgtgtgtgtgtataatacgtgtgtgtgtgtgtgtgtgtgtgtgtataatacgtgtgtgtatatgtgtatgtgtatatatatatatatatatattttttttttatgtagggagtaaaagtaaaaaaattccTAAGGTTACAATCAGACTGACATTTTCCTTCACTGAAACAAGCTAACTGTTACATTGgatttattatcatttaataaattagaaaattataaaaatatataatatataaaactgTGGACCTTACTACTCTGactgtgttagcatgctagcgTTACTATTAGTTTACAGCAGGAGGGATGGGCAGGATTTTAGAGTGTTTGAAcagtcattattatttttaacaccaggttggatgtaatgtgtACTACTACCAGTAGGTGGGGATAAGagacctttaaggtgtttggtgccacactccaccttcaagtttaaaactagtgttaatgtagggagtttgttccacgactgcatttcactcactgcctctgtttgtatctctgtcactgcaggaccaacatggagcgagaagtcagcgctctcaggaggccgacaaacctcacagaagaaagagagagaaaacatacacctgtgacgagtgtgggaaggattttactgGGAAGGCTAATCTAAAACAGCATCAGTTCATCCACACtagagagagaccgttcagctgtgacttgtgcgGAAAGTGTTTTTCCTGGAAGAGTTCcctaaaaaaacaccaactcatccacagtggatttaaagcgtacagctgtaatcagtgtggcagagcttttactcacagtagaaACTTGcagagtcatctagttacccactctggaattaaggcatgcagctgtgacatctgtggaaaaactttcagccaaATAAGGCACCGAAATATACACCTACGCATCcacaccagacatgatgtgtactgCTGTGAACAGTGTGGCAAAGAGTTTACAACAAACACGCAGTTACAAcaccacatgtttacccacactgaggagagaccttataaatgtgacctgtgcgagaagacttttaaagctcCACATCACCTGAgacaacaccaactcatccacaccagaaagagactctccaagtgcagttactgtgaggtatgtatttatatttttatcttgtcattttagcctgactgtttggaacaactctgctcattaaactgtgttagcatgttagcaattctactgcatggaaaagcagctctgagtgaTTGTTCAGATTCTCATTTCAGTTATGATTTTTGTTTACGCAATAAAAGTGCTGAAAATTGATATGATGTTGTtacttaaccctttaaagccagTTGGAGCGGGCACGGTCcattttgcctaactatttgtAAATCCCCGTAGCACtacaaccacgtaagctagcgcaataattttttttgcatatgaaactggaggagttgtacttacatcttatgccatcagcttgtcctaggtcacaatttccttccacatatatctttgcaaaaacttcttaaaaagcacttgcaggaacaaaaacataatattccagaaacatgctttgccgatccgatcagctgtttgtaacacttcctacgtccaTTAGCGTCCATCAACTATgaaaacacttaaaataaatttcctgtggtgggaaactagtttgtgcaacttttttgtatttacagttttgagggataagcctcttaaatttctctaactagaaatatattttaaaaaacaaaaaagattttcatttttttttgtagtttattgcacttttttgcaatttatgtaattactatacactaatattattataatttgggctataatggttgtattgatgtatagcaacttgaaatgctcccaaaaatggcactacaacatgtaaaaatataatataagctctcgCGGACTAGGTtatatggtaggtcttaaagggttaatgttAAAGCAGTTTCCTGGTATATCATGGTATTGTTATTATTTCTGCATAAATGGCCTTTTGTATACAGCGGCTCATTCTTCTGTCAGGAGTACATGGAAGAAAATAACACacgaaaataaatacaaaaccaaACCATTCAGTAATGGTATTGTAGGATTGTAGCTGTAGTATCAATGCTTATTTATAACTTTAGTGCTTGTAGACAATAGTATTCCTGCTGTGTAACATTAGTAGTTTACCACTGTGTTGGTACCCTGCAAATATGACCAAAGTAGTTCTTTAATGTAAGTCAGATATTACTGTAACATTAAAtaagtattactgtagtattacggtggtagtattgtagttattgcagcccagtaaactgagcatgttaactgaaacagtaaaatgtaattggacgtctgcagagatgctctttatttcaggcgacgttcaggataaaaatgttgaaggactgacttacactgtgtttgtgtctttgtttagaagcagagcgatacagatggatccagttctcaaccctgtcatcactgtggtggtgggaaagagtttcgttgtgacctttgtggaaaaactttcagtcgAAAAGACACCCTAAAAttacatcaacgtagacacactggagacaaactgaaatactgcaaagaatgtgggagaagcttcCCCACATCAAGTGACTTAAAACGACATGAACTCattcacagtggggttaaaaagcacctctgtgatcagtgtgggtcatccttcaccactgcaggtgagcttaaaacacacaaacgagtccacacaggagagaaaccatacaagtgcagacactgtgacaaaagcttctcacattCAAGTAGTCGTAACAGTCATGAATGTACACACATGGAtagaaactacagctgtgaccagtgtgacaagagcttcaggaatctcagttcatactccgaacacaaacgatcccacgttagtaataaactgtttcactgttaccaatgtgaccaaacattcacttcattttctgctctgtgcaaacatcagcgtgatcactcagggctgaaatcactcccatcacaggatcacagtgaatctgaagagacagaaagatcctcttctggtttgaGGGTCAAACTTAAAACCCTTGAGATCAgactccacagagttcagatgtaAAAATGTGATGAGGCAGCTGTGAATGAACATGTTCCTCTAGTGTACTGAGAAAAATTAAACAGGTGATGAGTAAGATAACTATGTTAAACTGTGTTATAGACAGGGACGCACCTATCTGCTACACAGGTGTGCATGTGCGACAACAATTACAAATACGTAGTGACACTTATGTTACCAAGCGCCTTTGCATACTTGACCATCTCATTCAACCTGACACGTGTTGCTGCAGCTTCTTTGGTGTTTTGCCACCACCTGAGAAACACCAACCGGAGCCAGAGCCgaagaaaatactttttttgaaaaagtgGCTTTGGGGATGCTTTCCGATGGATCTGTGGACATCACAAAAGTTGAGCAGGAAATCATTTAAATTGTGTCTGTGTCCAGCAACTGAGAGTTTACCTCTGACTCTCTTGGACTGATTGAACTGGGTGCTGACCGCACCGCGTAGGGATGGACTTGTGAGACTTCTTGAGGACACAGGCTTGGATGATTGGACAACAAAGTTAGTCGCTGCGTGCACAACCGAGGCTGCTATCAACGTGGGTATGTTCAATGGCATTGTGCCAAAACTCCCGCAACTTGCTACAGTTGGAGACTCTCTTGTGCACATTCTGTGCACAGCAAACACACTGGAGAATTGCTTAAAATCACTTGATCGCAAGGTTCCTAACTGTGAGACATTTAATCGCTGTGTGGTCAAGCTGCTGCAGttttatttgcaaaaaaaaagtggatcaaaaaaaaaaaatgctacacTGAAGAAGCTGTGTAAAGAAAATGGGATCCCTTTGTAAAACAGGGTAAGTCTCATAATACCAGGTGGTTTTCATGGAGGCATGAAGACCACCTGCCAGCCATTATAATGCAACTGGCTACAAGTGATAACAGTGACTTGTAGCATATCTGAAAAAGAGTGTTTTCAATGCGTACTAAAAACCGTCTCCTGGGACTCACCTGAGTAGCTCACTAAAAagttatgtgcacccctggttagagtctgacagctgctggtaaGAATGACCTGCAGTAACGCTCCTTCCTACACTGTGGGTGTAAAAGTCTACTGCTGaacgagctgctcagtgcttgtACCATCTCATGCAGAGGTGGGAGGTGTTGTTCATGATGGATGTGAGCTTAGACCAGCGGTCCGCCATTTGTTTCGTACTAGgttgcgagagttgaggctcgggcatgaaatttatggttttcggGGGTTTTATCATTAACTTGGTTCCCCTGGGACTtctcccgtgtgttatgaataaattttaaatatttacatgttaccatagcgaccagagggCATTAAGGCGCAGAGAGGAGAaagttactctcaatgttgttggcgcatttcaggaggaggctgctaataaagttacacaattacataGTGAATTCaggtttattattatatttacaaaataccacagtttttgtcttggtcatatcattttattctgttgtatttatccgcgacaccttaaatgCCGATCcgggaaaatattttttgacattaaactggtccgtggcgcaaaaaaggttggggaccgctggcttAATACATGATAGACACCAAATACAcaacaaactcaaaacactgggtcaaatgacccagaaccatgacaatgACATCTATATAGTCTATATCTATACATAGTGTTGTAATGCTATGAAGGAACTGCAGAGTTTGGAGGAGTTAAGCGTGCCAGCTAACATTAAAATTCTGATTCAAAAGTTTCCATTTAAACtgagagaaaaatgaaacagGATCTTCAAGAGGACTGGCCAAAGAGCATGTTTTGGATTACAAATGGAGTTTCAGCTGTGCAAAGGGTCATAGCAAAATGTTTATTCTGTAAACTGTGTGGAGGAAAACCCAGCCAACAGTACAGCGTAGTATTGTAAAACGGTATGTAGTAGTGTTCACTTGCATGACAAGCAGAGCCGTGCACCTTGAAGGGATTACTTTTTAGATACTGACTCATGTTTAATGCAACATCACAAAGTTATTGCTTGTCATGAAGTGAAAACCAGCTCTCCCTCCAGGACTATTtgacaaaaaaagactttttactCCTAGAAACAAATCCAGTACATTTCAGACCTCTCTGGAAACAGTGGATTTGAGAATATTTACCATTGCTACAAGAATGACAGAAATTGATAAAAAGGAAAAGTTGTTTTGTGCCTAGAGATGTTGTCATGGTTAGATCCCAATGTAAAAACCTCGAGGGTCTTGGGTATTCTGTAAAATTATAACAACCTTTGCAGATAAGAAAGGTCTGGTACGTGTAGTTCATcttcacacaaaaacaaacgtGATTGAAAAACTTGTAACAAAATTACTTTTGTTATGTGAAGCTACAAACTGATGAACTAGATTACTGGTAGAATGATGTATGAATGAAACATGGTTTGCCCTCTTATGCATATTGTATTAATGTATCATGACTTATTATGGCTCCTTTAAGTTAAAAACCACTCCTGCATGTTTTAGTAATAAAATCTTTCATCAGCTTCATAAATTGTAACACTGCtcattttaagtgtttttcatTTAGTGCAACAGCTGGATTTTAAACTCATAATCAACATAAgcagctgtttgttttcattagtGTGTTTTCACTATGTTGacaaaacacaacataaaaTACTTAATATAACCATGAGATGTGATTTGAGAAGTATTTTGTATATTGTGCAGGAAAAGCTGCACTGTACCGTAAAAGCTGAGCATCAAAGTCAGTGTCCAGCCAGAGACGTCTACCTCAGATAAAAGTGACATATTAGATATCAAATAACTGAAATGGCTGAAACTTTAATCCCAatgtaaaacagaagaaagttCCTCCCTCCctttaactgtgttttgttCTGTACTTTGTCATAAATCTAGAGTGAGAACAAGAGTCTGAGACATGAAAACACCCATTCAAAGGCATTGTGTAGTGCAGATTAGTCTGTGTTAGTCTGATGACTTCAAAACACAAATCTAAAGCAGGTTTTCCATCTATGAAAGTTCCTGTTCTGATGAGTCGAGAGACAAAATAATTCCAGCTTCTTTGGTTCTGTTGTTTAAGACTTTTCAAGTTTCTATCAGTGCAGTTTgagaatattgaaaaaaaaaattcggTGACTGGAAAGAACCAGCGAGGAAAATCTGAGAATATCAGGAACAACGTGAGCGTTCAAAGCTGTCAtagaaaatgtttttagtttaaggtcaaaaatatatatgaaaaaaatctaaagtaaACCATACTCATTAAACTGAACATATTATTACTGCTTTGAGAATTacatggaaaaaataataacagatGAAATACTAATTCAAGATTAATGTAAAAATGTCAATATGAAGTTGATATTTCATGTAAAACTACATAGTACAGAATTAGTAAAAGTGCACGTTAAAATGAGATTTTGTTCATGTTTATCTTATTTTGTTCACACATACTCGACTCGATTTTTGTAATTCCTTTATGATCACGTTGTTCTAAAAAGTTCCCTAAAAAGCTtccagttaatccaaaatgctggaGTGAGAGTCCTGACAGCAGACAAATCATCTTTCTACCTTGTTagcttctcttcactggctccATGTTAAATCTAGAATTGAATATAAAGTCCTGAATAATCATTTCTTAAAGACCTTATACTGTAGTACCGTATGATCCCAACAGAGCGCgtcgctctcagactgcagtCGTACTTTTGGTTATTAGTTTTGAAAACTAGAATGAGAGCAGAGCTTTCAGATATCAGGCCTCTCTCCTGtcgaaccagcttccagtttggatttgggaaacagactcttctctctgcttttccttcccaccatcacaAAGTGTTCGCTCATAGGGGGCCGTCTGCTTGTTGAGGTTTTTATCTAATACGGCAGCGGTGCAAACTCAAATAGCTGATAATGAAGAGAGAAGAAATACTGATGCAGGCAATACCAACAAGATGGATCGGCTCATGTGGCGtcagatggatttttttttttcctcagaggAAAACTGGCCTCAGTGATTCCTTGAAAgtcagtgtttgtgttaaaagactcttaaaaacagtcacatactgtgtatttattatgaAGCACAACTTTCTATGTCATCCTTAAATCAGTTTGCTGATGGGGAGTAATTCACATGATCAGAAAGGAATAATTTATTCAGTTATCAAAGTAAAGCACAGCAAGTCTACAAGATGATCGAGGAAAACCAGAAACTAGACTCATTGTACAGAGCAGGTACTTCCTTAACAACAGTGCCTCCTAGAGTAATATATGCATTACTGAAGACAGTAATGCATATATCATGTTATGTttgatttttcgtttttgctCATACATAACAGTTAAATATTTAGGATGTTGTGGGGATAAAACCAAACACTTCAGTCAACCCACACTTGGACCCTAAAATGTGTGAAGATCTAAATATTTATCAAATTCAGATTTATAATATGTGATGTATAACTGTGTGTTATAGgggaaaaaccaaaacaagtgTGGGTATGGAGAGAAACAACAGAGTAACAGAGACTAATGAAATATTACACAGAcataaatacttttaaaaagctgaaaatgacctttaccttacaataacaCACCTTGGAAACTCCTATTGTGATTAAGTGCTATATATAAAaggaaatacataaatacattaataaaaaaTCATCTAAAATCAACTAATCAAACTCAGCCAGCACAATAAAATGCACTGAAATTGATCAAAAACTGAATTGATAAATTCCTACTTAGAGACTTGTTTCAGTTCAGTGATGGTGGATTATAACCTCCATTCAAATCAttcaaaaaagagaagaagaaactgtaGAACATGTTATATTACACTGTGAGA
It includes:
- the LOC134634757 gene encoding zinc finger protein 184-like isoform X1 codes for the protein MSSTQKDQHGARSQRSQEADKPHRRKREKTYTCDECGKDFTGKANLKQHQFIHTRERPFSCDLCGKCFSWKSSLKKHQLIHSGFKAYSCNQCGRAFTHSRNLQSHLVTHSGIKACSCDICGKTFSQIRHRNIHLRIHTRHDVYCCEQCGKEFTTNTQLQHHMFTHTEERPYKCDLCEKTFKAPHHLRQHQLIHTRKRLSKCSYCEKQSDTDGSSSQPCHHCGGGKEFRCDLCGKTFSRKDTLKLHQRRHTGDKLKYCKECGRSFPTSSDLKRHELIHSGVKKHLCDQCGSSFTTAGELKTHKRVHTGEKPYKCRHCDKSFSHSSSRNSHECTHMDRNYSCDQCDKSFRNLSSYSEHKRSHVSNKLFHCYQCDQTFTSFSALCKHQRDHSGLKSLPSQDHSESEETERSSSGLRVKLKTLEIRLHRVQM
- the LOC134634757 gene encoding zinc finger protein 271-like isoform X2, which gives rise to MSSTQKDQHGARSQRSQEADKPHRRKREKTYTCDECGKDFTGKANLKQHQFIHTRERPFSCDLCGKCFSWKSSLKKHQLIHSGFKAYSCNQCGRAFTHSRNLQSHLVTHSGIKACSCDICGKTFSQIRHRNIHLRIHTRHDVYCCEQCGKEFTTNTQLQHHMFTHTEERPYKCDLCEKTFKAPHHLRQHQLIHTRKRLSKCSYCEQSDTDGSSSQPCHHCGGGKEFRCDLCGKTFSRKDTLKLHQRRHTGDKLKYCKECGRSFPTSSDLKRHELIHSGVKKHLCDQCGSSFTTAGELKTHKRVHTGEKPYKCRHCDKSFSHSSSRNSHECTHMDRNYSCDQCDKSFRNLSSYSEHKRSHVSNKLFHCYQCDQTFTSFSALCKHQRDHSGLKSLPSQDHSESEETERSSSGLRVKLKTLEIRLHRVQM